The proteins below are encoded in one region of Candidatus Omnitrophota bacterium:
- a CDS encoding carbohydrate ABC transporter permease, which translates to MNDEALLGKIARARRRERTLGKAVCYIVLAAGGVTMILPFLWMLSTSLKSYNSVFIFNLTEIQWIPDPLYLKNYIDVWKVVPFAKFYLNSIFVSCAVTFGQVATSSLAAYAFARLQFPGRDKIFFAYLATMMIPGSVTMIPVFALMRTFGWIDTYKALIIPAIFTAYGTFLLRQFFMTLPRDLEDAAKIDGCSLWGIFWNVTLPLSKTAIATLTIFVSLGNWVSFMWPLLVTNSVDKRTLPVGLAYFQELYQYAQPDWGLLMAGSLVTMVPVIIVFLFNQRFFIEGIKLTGMKG; encoded by the coding sequence ATGAACGATGAAGCGTTGCTGGGTAAGATAGCCAGGGCCAGGCGTCGGGAGAGGACGCTGGGAAAGGCTGTCTGCTACATAGTCCTGGCGGCGGGCGGCGTCACGATGATACTGCCGTTCCTGTGGATGCTTTCAACATCGCTGAAATCGTACAACTCTGTCTTCATATTCAACCTCACCGAGATACAATGGATACCGGATCCGCTGTATCTGAAAAATTATATCGACGTATGGAAAGTGGTGCCGTTCGCGAAGTTCTATCTCAACAGCATCTTTGTGAGCTGCGCGGTGACCTTCGGGCAGGTCGCGACTTCAAGTCTCGCGGCGTACGCGTTCGCCCGGCTGCAGTTTCCCGGGCGGGACAAGATATTCTTCGCGTACCTGGCGACGATGATGATACCGGGTTCAGTCACTATGATACCCGTCTTTGCCCTTATGAGGACGTTCGGGTGGATCGATACTTACAAGGCCCTTATAATACCGGCGATATTTACTGCCTACGGGACTTTTCTATTGAGGCAGTTTTTCATGACGCTGCCCCGCGATCTCGAGGACGCCGCGAAGATAGACGGCTGCAGCCTTTGGGGGATATTCTGGAACGTTACGCTTCCTCTTTCCAAGACGGCAATAGCGACGTTGACGATATTCGTCTCTCTGGGTAATTGGGTAAGTTTCATGTGGCCTCTCCTGGTGACAAATTCCGTGGATAAACGCACTCTCCCGGTAGGGCTCGCGTATTTCCAGGAATTGTATCAGTATGCGCAGCCCGACTGGGGGCTTCTTATGGCAGGGTCGCTCGTTACGATGGTGCCTGTTATAATAGTCTTCCTGTTCAACCAGAGATTTTTCATAGAAGGAATAAAACTTACCGGTATGAAAGGTTAG
- a CDS encoding tetratricopeptide repeat protein codes for MKNILLRVAVTALFLTIGAGSGFSQEAPAAGAAPERKLNPTADFDGDIARMLRTDDEGQAMAAFEGALSKCKTYDDYEKFALDMKKAVADKPDLKRADIFYYAIARIRIDQLSFLSKQNDIESGRLYMNVNEAYRSEAIDYLGKATAGTKSKDLLLDINFLKFLILKETFQHQKIDAFLDEVAKEITSYSSDASKNKDVLARMEQKFKNKGLSDYAMKLKLIYVAKVSPEAAEEIFEDMKNGADRAFSQGNTKEAAMLYDQYMKSGRQYFKKEKWAGGVMEIAEKYFSATRYRDARGYYEFYRDNYPDSRVIDYCDYKIGLCYYNEKNFPQAISAFESFINRYKGGVWFDRAFEALCRLYFMSYTKESAITSLQRLIDNYYRKNIGDYARLLIAILHYNDHEYDIAIPILKKIPQDCVYFNDADTLLTDINDIKKEKKQPSYSYGTKDTYKVWEQYMPTSSELAPYEANGPAELLKIFKKDQDVKIIPDGVNESGIPEYKLKGGTKIKLVLDPLADLDRYMNYQQDQEDISRLPKKLDEAVEKDLISISWSCEGGKFSDENETKIKIWEAPSAPGSYKISAIVDDLGLVRKPDRGLRKDAAKELVVIVIVG; via the coding sequence ATGAAAAACATATTGCTCCGCGTAGCTGTAACAGCGTTATTTTTAACCATAGGCGCAGGCTCCGGTTTTTCGCAGGAAGCGCCTGCCGCAGGCGCCGCGCCTGAGAGAAAACTTAACCCCACAGCGGATTTTGACGGCGACATAGCCAGGATGCTCAGGACTGACGATGAGGGGCAGGCCATGGCCGCGTTTGAAGGAGCGCTTTCTAAATGCAAGACGTACGACGATTACGAAAAGTTCGCCTTGGATATGAAAAAAGCGGTAGCGGATAAGCCTGACCTGAAGCGCGCAGACATATTCTATTACGCAATAGCGCGGATAAGGATCGACCAGCTCTCTTTCCTTTCGAAACAGAACGATATCGAGTCGGGCAGGCTCTATATGAACGTTAATGAGGCTTACCGCAGCGAAGCTATCGATTATCTGGGCAAGGCAACGGCCGGGACAAAATCAAAGGACTTGTTGCTGGATATCAATTTCCTGAAATTCCTGATTTTGAAAGAGACCTTCCAGCACCAGAAGATAGACGCTTTTCTCGATGAGGTGGCAAAGGAGATAACCTCGTACAGCTCCGACGCTTCAAAGAACAAGGACGTACTGGCCCGCATGGAACAGAAATTCAAAAATAAGGGGCTTTCGGATTACGCCATGAAACTTAAGCTGATATATGTCGCGAAAGTAAGCCCCGAAGCCGCCGAAGAGATCTTCGAGGACATGAAGAACGGGGCCGACCGCGCGTTCTCGCAGGGAAACACGAAAGAAGCGGCCATGCTGTATGATCAGTATATGAAGTCGGGCCGGCAGTACTTTAAGAAAGAGAAATGGGCCGGCGGCGTGATGGAGATAGCGGAGAAGTATTTTTCCGCCACAAGATACAGGGACGCGAGAGGCTATTACGAATTCTATCGCGACAATTACCCTGACTCCAGGGTGATCGACTACTGCGATTACAAGATAGGACTGTGTTATTATAATGAGAAAAATTTCCCGCAGGCAATATCGGCATTCGAGAGTTTTATCAACAGGTATAAAGGCGGCGTATGGTTCGACAGGGCGTTCGAGGCCCTGTGCAGGCTTTATTTCATGTCGTATACGAAAGAGAGCGCCATAACGAGCCTCCAGCGGCTCATTGATAATTATTATCGCAAGAATATAGGCGACTACGCGCGGCTATTGATAGCCATATTGCACTACAACGACCATGAATACGACATCGCCATACCTATATTAAAGAAGATACCGCAGGACTGCGTATATTTCAATGACGCCGATACGCTGTTGACCGACATCAACGATATAAAGAAAGAGAAGAAGCAGCCCTCTTACAGCTACGGCACAAAGGATACCTACAAAGTATGGGAGCAGTATATGCCGACAAGCTCCGAGCTGGCCCCTTACGAGGCTAACGGCCCCGCGGAATTGCTGAAGATATTCAAGAAAGACCAGGATGTAAAGATAATACCGGACGGTGTTAACGAGTCCGGGATCCCCGAATACAAATTAAAAGGCGGCACAAAGATCAAACTGGTGCTGGATCCTCTCGCAGACCTCGACAGGTATATGAATTATCAGCAGGACCAGGAAGACATAAGCAGGCTGCCGAAGAAACTGGATGAGGCGGTCGAGAAGGACCTGATTTCGATCAGCTGGAGCTGCGAAGGCGGGAAATTCTCCGACGAGAACGAGACAAAGATAAAGATATGGGAGGCTCCTTCGGCCCCGGGGTCGTACAAGATCTCGGCGATCGTAGATGACCTCGGCCTGGTGCGCAAGCCGGACAGGGGTTTGAGGAAAGACGCAGCAAAAGAGCTGGTCGTCATAGTTATTGTCGGGTAG
- a CDS encoding sugar ABC transporter permease has product MRLKGSEKEAIAGYLFILPNFLGFIVFTLVPVAMSLILSFVSWDMLSNPKFVGLVNFTSLLGFHREGAALAANDPLFWKCLGNTIFLMIIIPIEIMASLALALVMNKKIRGINVFKTIYFLPTITNGVAICLLWAWIYNYDFGLLNSMLVKISNLVQIPFKGVPWLTSEAWSKPSLMFMGLWVMMGGYNMILFLAALKGVPKELYEAAEIDGAGSWAKFWRITWPMISPTTFFIAVMAVIGGFQGGFMQAYIMTGGGPNRSTTTLEYLIYNHLYSWQHVGYAASIAWFVFIVVFIITVLNWRFGGKLVQYSNY; this is encoded by the coding sequence ATGAGATTGAAAGGTTCGGAAAAAGAAGCGATCGCGGGGTATCTTTTTATATTGCCGAATTTCCTGGGGTTTATCGTATTCACCCTTGTGCCCGTAGCGATGTCCCTTATCCTGAGCTTTGTAAGCTGGGATATGCTGTCGAACCCTAAATTCGTGGGACTTGTCAACTTTACCAGCCTCCTTGGTTTTCACAGGGAGGGCGCAGCTCTGGCGGCGAACGACCCGCTTTTCTGGAAATGCCTGGGCAACACAATATTCCTGATGATAATCATCCCTATCGAAATAATGGCTTCCCTGGCGCTGGCGCTGGTGATGAACAAAAAAATAAGAGGCATAAACGTATTTAAAACGATCTATTTTCTGCCGACCATAACGAACGGCGTCGCCATTTGCCTTCTGTGGGCGTGGATATATAATTATGACTTTGGCCTGTTGAACAGTATGCTGGTGAAGATCTCGAACCTGGTCCAGATACCTTTCAAGGGGGTGCCGTGGCTTACCTCCGAGGCATGGTCGAAACCGTCGCTCATGTTCATGGGGTTGTGGGTGATGATGGGCGGGTATAATATGATACTTTTTCTCGCGGCGCTGAAGGGCGTGCCGAAGGAGCTTTATGAGGCCGCGGAGATAGACGGAGCCGGCAGTTGGGCCAAATTCTGGCGGATAACGTGGCCGATGATAAGTCCGACGACGTTCTTCATAGCGGTAATGGCGGTCATCGGAGGGTTCCAGGGCGGTTTTATGCAGGCCTATATAATGACGGGCGGCGGCCCGAACCGTTCGACGACCACATTGGAGTACCTTATATATAACCACCTTTACAGCTGGCAGCATGTCGGATATGCCGCGAGTATCGCGTGGTTCGTATTCATAGTAGTATTTATCATCACGGTCCTGAACTGGAGATTCGGCGGGAAGCTGGTCCAGTATTCTAATTATTGA
- a CDS encoding glucoamylase family protein, translated as MRRLPLALSMAVVTACFIAQSSWSAGNRDAAPPPSRVVIADFNRDNLQNNLNGESGTWVMDTEDKNQWVRASLDGIVRTGDRGSSLKLEYSVNSPNGATDGFWTKLGSFDASSFDHLEFWVKGDAKKGFTGTFKVEFKKYEKKPGDEYEETLEASYIVKGVTGEWQKFSVPLNVMNGILDWRDIKEFVITFEKRRVDKPEGTLYFDDIALVKTGNPGPKITDIVRHKKQKSDRPLSPEEFAKLLISRLGGFPKDVYVKKEFPKDDRALLIEVARDTWKYFDNIVDKEYGLPIDNIGFTGDAAVSKYTRIGDYTNITNIGMYLMCVVSGYDLGFISKEEAVKRLSLALDSVDRMEKYKGFPYNYYDITIFQRTSNFISFVDSGWLAAGIIVAKNAFPAELSKKCRKLLDAMDFSFFYDPVSGYMYHGYYTNIEYYSEYHYGAFYTEPRAISYLAIGKGDVPKEHWFMLSRTFPESWSWQTQEPKERKKKTYLGYNTIGGYYVHDGLKYVPSWGGSMFEALMPPLILNEKELAPKGLGMNDAVHAKIQVKYALEELGYPVFGMSPSCIPEGGYAEYGARPLGIKGYKQGVAAPHATFLALEFEPVECVKNIRYMLAKYNAYGEYGFYDAINVNTGKVAVKYLCLDQAMSFIALNNYLNDGAIRRRFHADPIAKNAEELLKAEDFFGPETPESLEK; from the coding sequence ATGAGAAGATTGCCGTTGGCATTGTCCATGGCCGTGGTCACAGCATGTTTTATCGCTCAGAGCTCTTGGAGCGCCGGAAATAGGGACGCTGCGCCGCCGCCCAGCCGCGTCGTCATCGCGGATTTTAACAGGGACAACCTGCAGAACAACCTGAACGGCGAATCGGGCACGTGGGTCATGGATACGGAAGACAAGAACCAGTGGGTCAGGGCATCCTTGGACGGCATCGTAAGAACCGGTGACCGCGGCTCTTCCCTGAAGCTTGAATACAGTGTTAACTCTCCCAATGGCGCGACCGACGGGTTCTGGACCAAACTCGGGTCTTTTGACGCAAGCTCGTTCGATCATCTGGAATTCTGGGTCAAGGGCGACGCGAAGAAAGGTTTCACCGGGACATTTAAGGTCGAATTCAAAAAATACGAGAAGAAACCGGGTGACGAATACGAAGAGACGCTCGAAGCCAGCTACATCGTGAAAGGCGTTACCGGCGAATGGCAGAAGTTTTCCGTGCCCCTTAATGTCATGAACGGCATACTGGACTGGCGCGATATCAAGGAATTCGTGATAACTTTCGAGAAGCGGCGTGTCGATAAGCCCGAAGGGACGCTCTACTTCGACGATATTGCCCTGGTAAAGACCGGGAACCCGGGGCCCAAGATAACGGATATAGTCCGCCACAAAAAACAGAAGAGCGACAGGCCGCTAAGTCCCGAGGAATTCGCGAAACTTTTAATATCGAGGCTGGGAGGTTTTCCGAAGGATGTGTATGTAAAGAAAGAGTTCCCGAAGGACGACAGGGCCCTTCTCATCGAGGTGGCCAGGGACACATGGAAATATTTTGATAACATCGTCGATAAGGAATATGGCCTTCCCATAGACAATATAGGGTTTACCGGCGATGCCGCCGTATCCAAATATACCCGTATAGGGGATTACACCAACATCACGAACATCGGCATGTACCTGATGTGCGTAGTGTCCGGCTACGACCTCGGGTTCATCTCAAAAGAAGAGGCCGTGAAAAGGCTCTCGCTGGCCCTTGACTCTGTAGACAGGATGGAGAAGTATAAAGGGTTCCCTTATAATTATTATGACATAACGATATTCCAGAGGACGAGCAACTTCATATCTTTCGTCGACAGCGGCTGGCTTGCCGCGGGTATTATAGTAGCAAAGAACGCTTTTCCCGCCGAACTCTCGAAAAAATGCAGGAAATTGCTGGACGCCATGGACTTCTCGTTCTTCTACGATCCGGTGAGCGGTTATATGTACCACGGCTACTACACCAATATCGAGTATTATTCGGAATACCATTACGGCGCTTTCTACACCGAGCCGCGCGCTATAAGTTACCTGGCTATAGGCAAAGGCGATGTGCCCAAGGAACACTGGTTTATGCTGTCACGAACGTTCCCGGAATCGTGGTCATGGCAGACTCAAGAACCGAAAGAGAGAAAGAAGAAAACGTACCTCGGGTATAATACGATAGGCGGATACTACGTCCATGACGGCTTAAAATATGTGCCGAGCTGGGGAGGGAGCATGTTCGAGGCGCTCATGCCGCCGCTCATCCTGAACGAAAAAGAACTGGCGCCTAAAGGGTTAGGAATGAACGACGCCGTGCACGCGAAGATACAGGTGAAGTACGCGCTGGAGGAGCTCGGGTATCCGGTTTTCGGCATGTCTCCGTCCTGTATTCCTGAAGGCGGATACGCCGAATACGGCGCCAGGCCTCTCGGCATAAAAGGATATAAGCAAGGTGTAGCCGCGCCCCACGCCACATTCCTGGCGCTCGAATTCGAACCTGTGGAGTGCGTAAAAAATATCAGGTACATGCTGGCGAAATATAACGCGTACGGCGAGTACGGTTTTTACGACGCGATAAATGTGAATACGGGTAAAGTCGCCGTTAAGTACCTGTGCCTTGACCAGGCGATGTCTTTTATAGCCCTGAACAATTACCTGAATGACGGCGCTATAAGGAGAAGGTTTCACGCGGATCCGATAGCCAAGAACGCGGAAGAGCTTTTGAAGGCAGAAGACTTTTTTGGACCGGAAACACCGGAGAGCCTCGAGAAATGA